The Equus asinus isolate D_3611 breed Donkey chromosome 22, EquAss-T2T_v2, whole genome shotgun sequence genome has a segment encoding these proteins:
- the LOC106828035 gene encoding olfactory receptor 9K2-like: MGDRRTSNHSEGTDFTLVGFTVRPELHILLFLLFLLVYAMILLGNVGMMAIIMTDPRLNTPMYFFLGNLSFIDLFYSSVIAPKAMINFWSESKSISFAGCVTQLFLFTLFIVTEGFLLAAMAYDRFVAICNPLLYSVRMSTRLCTQLVAGSYFCGCVDGVLLSGMTFTLPFCASRAINHFYCDYRPVQRISCSDLYIHKILSFVLCSIIILPTITVIIVSYMYIVSTVLKIRSTEGRKKAFSTCSSHLGVVSILYGAVTFMYFIPDRFPELSKVASLCYTLVTPMLNPLIYSLRNKDVKEALRMVLGKKNVFA, encoded by the coding sequence ATGGGTGACAGGAGAACAAGCAATCACTCAGAAGGGACCGACTTCACTCTTGTAGGCTTCACGGTCCGCCCAGAGCTccacatcctcctcttcctgctatTTCTGCTCGTCTATGCCATGATCCTTCTAGGGAATGTTGGGATGATGGCCATTATAATGACTGATCCCCGGCTGAACACACCAATGTATTTCTTCCTAGGCAACCTCTCCTTCATTGATCTCTTCTACTCATCTGTTATTGCACCCAAGGCTATGATCAACTTCTGGTCTGAGAGCAAGTCCATCTCCTTTGCAGGCTGTGTGACCCAGCTCTTTCTCTTTACCCTCTTCATTGTAACTGAGGGATTTCTTCTGGCAGCCATGGCTTATGACCGCTTTGTTGCCATCTGCAACCCACTCCTCTACTCTGTTCGGATGTCAACACGTCTCTGCACTCAGTTGGTGGCTGGTTCCTATTTTTGTGGCTGCGTTGATGGAGTTCTTCTGAGCGGCATGACATTTACTTTACCTTTTTGTGCTTCGCGGGCCATCAACCACTTTTACTGTGATTACCGTCCAGTTCAGAGGATTTCTTGTTCTGATCTCTACATTCATAAGATCCTTTCTTTTGTCTTATGTAGCATTATTATTTTGCCTACCATAACTGTCATTATTGTGTCCTATATGTATATTGTGTCCACAGTGCTAAAAATACGCTCCACTGAGGGACGTAAGAAAGCCTTCTCCACATGCAGCTCTCACCTAGGAGTTGTGAGTATACTGTATGGTGCTGTCACCTTTATGTATTTTATCCCTGACAGATTTCCTGAGCTCAGTAAGGTGGCCTCCTTATGTTACACCTTAGTCACTCCCATGTTGAATCCTCTGATTTACTCTCTGAGAAACAAAGATGTCAAAGAAGCTCTGAGAATggtcctggggaaaaaaaatgtttttgcttgA